The window AAGGGCCGTCTTTGTTTTTTGCCGTTCCACTACTTTCCGTTTATTACTTTCTCTAAATGACGCTTGTTTGCATATCACCCGTTATGCCGGCATAAGATGTATTGACTGCCGGACGTGCCGTTGCCGGCTGTCAGCTAATATAAGAGGGAGGGTGCCGGTGTGAGGAGGTTATTGGCGGCAACCACGCTGCTAGTTGTGGTTTTGGTTATTATTATTCCGGCGTTGGTAGTGCGTCTTGATGTTGTGGGCCCGGCACAGCAAAGGGGGGCCAAAGTGCATAAGGGCGAAGATATGCCTATCCATGTTTACATTCCAGAACTAAATAAAATAGTCAAAATGAACCTCGAAGATTATATAAAAGGCGTTGTAGCAGCCGAGATGCCAGCCGAGTTTGAAGTGGAAGCCTTAAAAGCCCAGGCGGTTGCCGCTCGTACTTACGCTGCTAAGAATATGGTAGCCTTGGGCGGCCCGGGTATAGCCGAACACCCTGGCGCCGATGTCAGTGCCGACCATCGGCTGAGTCAGGCTTGGCTAAGCGAAACCCAGCTGAAAGCTAAATGGGGGCCGTTTGGCTATGATCGCTACTGGGCAAAGATTAGCAAGGCGGTTGATGATACACGCGGACAAATTCTTACTTATGGCGGCGAGCCAATTAATGCTGTCTTTCATTCAACGAGTGGCGAACATACTGCCAGCGCCAAAGAGGTATGGGGCTTTGATTATCCGTATCTTCAAAGCGTTGTTTGCACTTGGGATAAAAATTCGCCGCGTTACAGCGAAACCAAAGAAATTGCACTTAGTGAAATTGAACAGCGCTTGGGCGCTGATACCGGCGTTATGGCAGCTGCGCAAAGCGGCGGCAGTTCGGTAGCCAGCATTATTGATCTTACAAGTTCAGGGCGGGTC is drawn from Veillonellaceae bacterium and contains these coding sequences:
- the spoIID gene encoding stage II sporulation protein D, with translation MRRLLAATTLLVVVLVIIIPALVVRLDVVGPAQQRGAKVHKGEDMPIHVYIPELNKIVKMNLEDYIKGVVAAEMPAEFEVEALKAQAVAARTYAAKNMVALGGPGIAEHPGADVSADHRLSQAWLSETQLKAKWGPFGYDRYWAKISKAVDDTRGQILTYGGEPINAVFHSTSGEHTASAKEVWGFDYPYLQSVVCTWDKNSPRYSETKEIALSEIEQRLGADTGVMAAAQSGGSSVASIIDLTSSGRVDKIRIGSKTLTGLFVREKLELRSANFTIEHKGDKLLFKTTGYGHGVGMCQYGANGLAKEGRKYKEILTHYYTGVTLSNIFGS